In the genome of Nocardioides seonyuensis, one region contains:
- a CDS encoding SDR family NAD(P)-dependent oxidoreductase yields MTSPLYVVLGAGPGLGLATARRFGREGYDVVLVGRSAEQMAPLAETLASEGVSADAEGVDLTDEAAVRALMVDIGSRHGRIDVLHFNPSAWREADVLHLTPDELFEDLALGVAPLLPALQAAIDFMPPGGRVLVTGSMAAERPSPAAPSLGVQKAAVRNLVTSVDATLAERGVRAVAVQVNGALAKEGPFAPPAVAQALYAAATRPQEGWTPHVGYDGDGS; encoded by the coding sequence GTGACCTCCCCCCTCTACGTCGTCCTGGGCGCCGGGCCCGGCCTCGGGCTGGCGACGGCACGCAGGTTCGGGCGCGAGGGGTACGACGTCGTGCTCGTGGGGCGGAGCGCCGAGCAGATGGCGCCCCTCGCCGAGACGCTCGCGTCCGAGGGAGTCTCCGCCGACGCGGAGGGGGTCGACCTCACCGACGAGGCGGCGGTCCGCGCGCTCATGGTCGACATCGGGAGCCGCCACGGCCGCATCGACGTGCTCCACTTCAACCCGAGTGCGTGGCGTGAGGCCGACGTCCTCCACCTGACGCCGGACGAGCTCTTCGAGGACCTCGCCCTGGGCGTCGCGCCGCTCCTGCCGGCGTTGCAGGCAGCGATCGACTTCATGCCCCCAGGGGGCCGGGTGCTCGTTACGGGCAGCATGGCCGCCGAGAGGCCATCGCCCGCGGCGCCCAGCCTCGGTGTCCAGAAGGCCGCCGTGCGCAATCTCGTCACGAGCGTCGACGCGACGCTCGCCGAGCGCGGTGTGCGGGCAGTGGCGGTCCAGGTCAACGGCGCCCTCGCCAAGGAGGGGCCCTTCGCGCCGCCGGCGGTCGCTCAGGCGCTGTACGCCGCCGCCACTCGGCCCCAGGAGGGCTGGACGCCCCACGTCGGCTACGACGGCGACGGGTCATGA
- a CDS encoding carboxymuconolactone decarboxylase family protein translates to MTSRFRVPKAELSGGYGAALRTIAKRMWGEVPDNAYVLFHNKPVMRATFSHEQKVARWKQLDPDLKTYAVMASAGVIGCSWCLDFGYFMAREDGLDLAKVREVPRWRESAVFTDLEREVMEYAEAMTATPPTVTDEMVARLDQQLGHAAVVELTMMVAIENERSRFNSAMGLASQGYSDVCELPLALPSDA, encoded by the coding sequence ATGACCAGCAGATTCAGAGTCCCCAAGGCAGAGCTGAGCGGCGGCTACGGCGCCGCCCTCAGGACGATCGCGAAGCGGATGTGGGGCGAGGTGCCCGACAACGCCTACGTGCTCTTCCACAACAAGCCGGTGATGAGGGCGACCTTCTCCCACGAGCAGAAGGTCGCGAGGTGGAAGCAGCTCGACCCTGACCTGAAGACCTACGCCGTGATGGCCAGTGCGGGAGTCATCGGGTGCTCGTGGTGCCTCGACTTCGGCTACTTCATGGCCCGCGAGGACGGCCTCGACCTGGCCAAGGTGCGGGAGGTGCCGCGCTGGCGTGAGTCAGCGGTCTTCACCGACCTCGAGCGCGAGGTGATGGAGTACGCCGAGGCGATGACCGCGACCCCGCCCACCGTCACCGACGAGATGGTCGCCCGGCTCGACCAACAGCTCGGCCACGCGGCAGTGGTGGAGCTGACGATGATGGTGGCCATCGAGAACGAGCGGTCCCGCTTCAACTCCGCCATGGGCCTGGCGTCGCAGGGCTACAGCGACGTGTGCGAGCTGCCCCTGGCCCTACCCTCGGACGCGTGA
- a CDS encoding ABC transporter ATP-binding protein: MLTLRDVSVKYGDALAVDDVSLDLPAGDVLAVLGPSGCGKSTLLRAVAGLEPLTSGGSIELDGRDLAGVPTHRRGFALMFQDGQLFVHLTVARNVAYALRLRRTPAARVRGRVAELLELVGLQGYDDRHPGTLSGGERQRVALARALAVEPSLLLLDEPLSALDRSLREHLAGELREILVAARTTALLVTHDHEEAFALADRLAVMRAGRVVQSGGIDEVWRAPVDEETALFLGYARVLRGSAARQLLAAAGTEVPGQSDAAAVAVRRSALVVDASGPLHGSVLSARVTPEQVRLVVDVEGLGALDAVAALGSRVAAGDDTRLRVDVTRLAIVSDRRGA; this comes from the coding sequence ATGCTGACCCTGCGCGACGTCTCGGTGAAGTACGGCGACGCCCTCGCCGTCGACGACGTGAGCCTCGACCTGCCCGCCGGCGACGTCCTCGCCGTGCTCGGGCCCTCGGGGTGCGGCAAGTCCACGCTGCTGCGCGCGGTCGCCGGCCTCGAGCCCTTGACCAGCGGCGGATCGATCGAGCTCGACGGCCGCGACCTCGCGGGCGTGCCCACCCACCGTCGCGGCTTCGCGCTGATGTTCCAGGACGGCCAGCTCTTCGTCCACCTGACCGTCGCGCGCAACGTCGCCTACGCGCTCAGGCTCCGCCGCACCCCTGCCGCCCGGGTGCGCGGCCGGGTGGCAGAGCTGCTGGAGCTCGTCGGCCTGCAGGGCTACGACGACCGCCACCCGGGCACCCTGTCGGGAGGCGAGCGACAGCGCGTCGCCCTGGCCCGAGCCCTGGCCGTCGAGCCCAGCCTGCTGCTGCTCGACGAGCCGCTCTCGGCGCTGGACCGCTCGCTGCGCGAGCACCTCGCCGGCGAGCTCCGCGAGATCCTCGTCGCCGCCCGCACCACCGCGCTGCTGGTCACCCACGACCACGAGGAGGCGTTCGCGCTGGCCGACCGGCTGGCTGTCATGAGGGCCGGCCGGGTCGTGCAGTCGGGCGGGATCGACGAGGTGTGGCGGGCGCCGGTCGACGAGGAGACCGCGCTGTTCCTCGGCTACGCCCGGGTGCTCCGTGGGTCGGCGGCTCGGCAGCTGCTCGCTGCCGCGGGGACGGAGGTGCCCGGGCAGTCCGACGCCGCCGCGGTCGCCGTACGCCGGTCCGCTCTTGTCGTCGACGCCTCCGGACCGCTCCACGGCTCCGTCCTCTCGGCGCGGGTGACGCCCGAGCAGGTGCGCCTGGTGGTGGACGTCGAGGGACTGGGCGCGCTCGACGCGGTGGCGGCGCTGGGCAGCCGCGTGGCCGCCGGTGACGACACCCGCTTGCGGGTGGATGTGACGAGGCTCGCGATCGTCTCCGATCGTCGTGGCGCTTGA
- a CDS encoding inorganic diphosphatase, with protein MTQQDIEEFFEFDVVIEIPKGSRNKYEIDHESGKIYLDRMLFTSTAYPEDYGFIENTLGLDGDPLDALVILQVPTFPGCHIKCRAIGMFRMTDEAGGDDKVLCVPTHDPRMTHLQDITDVSEFDRLEIQHFFEVYKDLEPGKSVEGANWVGRHEAIAEVHASFERAKNGH; from the coding sequence GTGACGCAGCAGGACATCGAGGAGTTCTTCGAGTTCGACGTGGTCATCGAGATCCCCAAGGGCTCTCGCAACAAGTACGAGATCGACCACGAGTCGGGCAAGATCTATCTCGACCGGATGCTCTTCACGTCCACGGCCTACCCCGAGGACTACGGCTTCATCGAGAACACCCTCGGCCTCGACGGCGACCCGCTCGACGCCCTGGTCATCCTCCAGGTGCCGACCTTCCCCGGCTGCCACATCAAGTGCCGCGCGATCGGCATGTTCCGCATGACCGACGAGGCCGGCGGCGACGACAAGGTGCTGTGCGTCCCCACCCACGACCCGCGCATGACCCACCTCCAGGACATCACCGACGTGTCCGAGTTCGACCGTCTCGAGATCCAGCACTTCTTCGAGGTCTACAAGGACCTCGAGCCCGGCAAGTCCGTCGAGGGCGCCAACTGGGTCGGGCGCCACGAGGCGATCGCCGAGGTCCACGCCTCCTTCGAGCGCGCCAAGAACGGCCACTGA
- a CDS encoding sulfotransferase domain-containing protein produces the protein MTPPAEGQMPYNYAIVGVQKGGTSTLAVTLNQHRLVCQPPTKEAHFFDEEDYDWSWPDYERDYTAPRRSPVHRMVGDATPTYLYWPHALERMRAYDPAMPLVAVFRDPLERLFSHWVMLRSRNLAWPDWPGFLTEWPHTSLPDEVPPATEVRTMRWRHMTGLARGFYGEQLTRGFRLFDREQWLLLEMRSMLADFPAAVNATTDHLGLPRFERVPPLKNWHAGADVIPGTPPTAADLSGLAQLYSTDLAVFEQLSGLDTSAWPTRQILDGRLDPAELAARFATKVAPPPAG, from the coding sequence ATGACTCCGCCGGCAGAGGGGCAGATGCCCTACAACTACGCGATCGTCGGCGTGCAGAAGGGCGGGACCTCGACCCTTGCGGTGACGCTGAACCAGCACCGGCTCGTGTGCCAGCCGCCCACCAAGGAGGCGCACTTCTTCGACGAGGAGGACTACGACTGGTCGTGGCCGGACTACGAGCGCGACTACACCGCTCCGCGCCGCTCCCCGGTCCACCGCATGGTCGGCGACGCCACGCCGACCTACCTCTACTGGCCGCACGCACTCGAGCGGATGCGCGCCTACGACCCGGCCATGCCGCTGGTCGCGGTGTTCCGCGACCCGCTTGAGCGACTCTTCTCCCACTGGGTCATGCTCCGCTCGCGCAACCTCGCCTGGCCCGACTGGCCCGGCTTCCTCACCGAGTGGCCGCACACTTCGCTGCCCGATGAGGTGCCTCCGGCCACCGAGGTGCGGACCATGCGGTGGCGGCACATGACCGGCCTGGCCCGGGGGTTCTACGGCGAGCAGCTCACCCGCGGCTTCCGGCTCTTCGACCGCGAGCAGTGGCTGCTGCTCGAGATGCGGTCGATGCTCGCGGACTTCCCGGCGGCCGTGAACGCCACGACCGATCATCTCGGGCTGCCTCGCTTCGAGCGCGTCCCACCCCTGAAGAACTGGCACGCCGGCGCGGACGTCATCCCCGGCACGCCGCCCACGGCGGCGGACCTGTCGGGCCTGGCCCAGCTCTACTCAACCGACCTCGCCGTCTTCGAGCAGCTGTCCGGCCTGGACACCTCGGCCTGGCCGACGCGTCAGATCCTCGACGGTCGCCTGGACCCGGCCGAGCTGGCCGCGCGGTTCGCCACCAAGGTCGCCCCGCCACCCGCCGGTTGA
- a CDS encoding acyl-CoA dehydrogenase, which produces MSTAEVPVTSDDQAEHADSPGYTQPVVDVEALGLLLDGRYHEIRQLVRDNLAEHAGILVDAEELSRADFRERVKDVVVQMAGTGQTGMGFPEEYGGGADIGASVAAFETMGFGDLSVLVKIGVQFGLFGGAILQLGTKRHHDAHLRDLISGRTMGCFAMTEFGHGSNVQALGTTATYDADTQEFVIHTPDDASRKDYIGNSAVHGELAVVFAQLEVAGESHGVHALVVPLRKDGQVVDGVRIEDCGRKMGLNGVDNGHIWFDQVRVPREALLNQFADVTPEGVYESAIENPNRRFFTMLGTLVQGRVCVGGAAINAAKVALAIAVRYADRRRQFEASTDGEETLLLDYGMHQRRLFPLLARTYALHFAQDVVSQQLHDVFSGPGPNEAGGESEQERRKLEARAAGTKALGTWHATETIQECREACGGAGYISENRFDALKADTDVFTTFEGDNHVLLQLVAKGLLTDYSSEFEDMDQFGMVRFVAGIAVETVVERTAVHKLFQSLRDLLPGGDQWDQEAGLLDPNYQLAMLRFREEHMLAGVARRLKRGIDEGLNPGDVFSRVQDHVIATARAHTERLVLEAFVARAAELEDGDLKVALNLLCDLYALTTIETDRGWFMEHGRLSSARSKAISREVNDLCRKIRPIAVDLVDAFGVPPEMLRAADLVGGPGRDAVS; this is translated from the coding sequence ATGTCCACCGCAGAGGTCCCCGTGACGTCAGACGACCAGGCCGAGCACGCCGACTCCCCGGGCTACACCCAGCCCGTCGTCGACGTCGAGGCGCTGGGCCTTCTCCTCGACGGGAGGTACCACGAGATCCGACAGCTGGTGCGTGACAACCTCGCCGAGCACGCCGGGATCCTCGTCGACGCCGAAGAGCTGAGCCGCGCCGACTTCCGCGAGCGCGTCAAGGACGTCGTGGTCCAGATGGCCGGGACCGGGCAGACCGGCATGGGCTTCCCCGAGGAGTACGGCGGCGGTGCCGACATCGGCGCGTCCGTCGCCGCCTTCGAGACGATGGGCTTCGGCGACCTCTCGGTCCTGGTCAAGATCGGCGTGCAGTTCGGCCTGTTCGGCGGCGCGATCCTGCAGCTCGGCACCAAGCGCCACCACGACGCCCACCTTCGCGACCTGATCTCAGGCCGCACGATGGGGTGCTTCGCCATGACGGAGTTCGGCCACGGCTCCAACGTGCAGGCTCTCGGGACGACGGCGACCTACGACGCCGACACCCAGGAGTTCGTGATCCACACGCCTGACGACGCCAGCCGCAAGGACTACATCGGCAACTCCGCCGTCCACGGCGAGCTGGCCGTGGTGTTCGCGCAGCTGGAGGTGGCGGGGGAGAGCCACGGCGTCCACGCGCTCGTCGTACCCCTCCGCAAGGACGGCCAGGTCGTCGACGGTGTCCGGATCGAGGACTGCGGCCGCAAGATGGGGCTCAACGGCGTCGACAACGGCCACATCTGGTTCGACCAGGTCCGCGTCCCGCGCGAGGCCTTGCTCAACCAGTTCGCCGACGTCACGCCCGAGGGGGTCTACGAGTCGGCGATCGAGAACCCCAACCGGCGGTTCTTCACCATGCTCGGCACCCTCGTGCAAGGCCGGGTGTGCGTCGGGGGAGCGGCGATCAACGCCGCCAAGGTCGCACTCGCCATCGCCGTCCGCTACGCCGACCGGCGGCGCCAGTTCGAGGCGTCGACCGACGGCGAGGAGACGCTGCTGCTCGACTACGGCATGCACCAGCGCCGCTTGTTCCCGCTGCTGGCCCGCACCTACGCCCTGCACTTCGCCCAGGACGTCGTCTCGCAGCAGCTGCACGACGTCTTCTCGGGTCCGGGCCCGAACGAGGCCGGAGGCGAGAGCGAGCAGGAGCGGCGCAAGCTCGAGGCCCGGGCCGCCGGCACCAAGGCGCTCGGCACGTGGCACGCCACCGAGACGATCCAGGAGTGTCGCGAGGCGTGCGGCGGGGCCGGCTACATCAGTGAGAACCGCTTCGACGCGCTCAAGGCCGACACTGACGTCTTCACCACCTTCGAAGGTGACAACCACGTGCTGCTGCAGCTGGTGGCCAAGGGGCTGCTCACCGACTACTCCTCCGAGTTCGAGGACATGGACCAGTTCGGGATGGTCCGGTTCGTCGCGGGGATCGCCGTCGAGACCGTGGTCGAGCGCACTGCGGTCCACAAGCTGTTCCAGTCGCTGCGCGACCTGCTGCCCGGCGGTGACCAGTGGGACCAGGAGGCGGGGCTGCTCGATCCCAACTACCAGCTCGCGATGCTGCGCTTCCGCGAGGAGCACATGCTCGCCGGTGTCGCCAGGCGGCTCAAGCGCGGCATCGACGAGGGCCTCAACCCCGGCGACGTCTTCTCCCGCGTCCAGGACCACGTGATCGCGACCGCTCGCGCCCACACCGAGCGGTTGGTGCTCGAGGCGTTCGTCGCGAGGGCGGCGGAGCTCGAGGACGGCGACCTCAAGGTCGCGCTCAACCTGCTGTGCGACCTCTACGCCCTCACCACGATCGAGACCGACCGGGGCTGGTTCATGGAGCACGGCCGGCTCTCCTCGGCCCGCTCCAAGGCGATCAGCCGCGAGGTCAACGACCTCTGCCGCAAGATCCGCCCGATCGCGGTCGACCTCGTGGACGCGTTCGGGGTACCGCCCGAGATGCTGCGGGCCGCCGACCTGGTGGGCGGTCCCGGCCGGGACGCTGTCTCGTGA
- a CDS encoding C40 family peptidase codes for MRALPQRPRGGPVRSWRTTPLPGARSAATAVLSVSLVLAGGLGSAFADEPEDSSTVPSEADVAAAQDDAHAKARDVAAVQADLVRASIALDEAGITAAQAAEAYNGALWQADEARRSARAAAASARDADRELEQRRELYARTVVADYEGGAQVQGLTALVASDGIDALLDRTVTMGNTSEALDSQYDAFAAATALAEVAVTRADDALTRAREAEQQAVAARDAAAAAEAAAGAEAATIARTRKALIAELAELQGISVSLAAERQSALEEAAAEAAAAAAAKQAEEAARQAEEERKAAEKAAQEAAEKAAQEERERQEQAKKEKEKEATTVATPTATPTSKPTPTPTPTSKPTPTATATPTATPTATPTTTTPAPVAPVNPVAPVTPPPATTPPPASGGAAAAIAFARSQIGKPYKYGASGPGSWDCSGLTSAAWAAGGKSLPHYSVAQYTGSTAITSSDLLPGDLVFWGSSSKSSSIYHVAIYVGDGRIVHAPRTGRDVTEESMYAWRAPDFFARP; via the coding sequence GTGCGAGCACTGCCGCAGCGACCACGCGGGGGCCCCGTGCGCTCCTGGCGTACGACACCGCTTCCGGGCGCGCGCTCCGCCGCGACGGCCGTGCTGAGCGTGTCGCTCGTGCTCGCAGGAGGCCTCGGCTCGGCGTTCGCCGACGAGCCGGAGGACAGCTCCACGGTCCCGAGCGAGGCAGACGTCGCCGCGGCCCAGGACGACGCCCATGCGAAGGCGCGCGACGTCGCCGCCGTCCAGGCGGACCTGGTGAGGGCATCGATCGCACTCGACGAGGCCGGCATCACCGCCGCCCAGGCGGCCGAGGCCTACAACGGCGCGCTCTGGCAGGCCGACGAGGCTCGCAGGTCGGCGCGCGCGGCCGCAGCGTCGGCACGCGACGCGGACCGCGAGCTGGAGCAGCGGCGCGAGCTCTACGCCCGGACGGTGGTCGCCGACTACGAGGGCGGGGCACAGGTCCAGGGCCTGACTGCGCTCGTCGCCTCCGACGGCATCGACGCACTGCTCGACCGCACCGTCACGATGGGCAATACCTCCGAGGCGCTGGACAGCCAGTACGACGCCTTCGCCGCCGCCACCGCCCTCGCAGAGGTCGCCGTCACCCGCGCCGACGATGCGCTGACCCGCGCGCGGGAGGCCGAGCAGCAGGCGGTCGCTGCTCGTGACGCTGCTGCGGCTGCCGAAGCAGCCGCCGGCGCCGAGGCCGCCACGATCGCACGCACCAGGAAGGCGCTGATCGCAGAGCTCGCCGAGCTCCAGGGCATCAGCGTGAGCCTGGCCGCCGAGCGTCAGTCCGCCCTGGAGGAGGCAGCCGCCGAGGCTGCGGCCGCGGCCGCCGCGAAGCAGGCGGAGGAGGCGGCCAGGCAGGCCGAGGAGGAGCGGAAGGCTGCCGAGAAGGCGGCCCAGGAGGCGGCGGAGAAGGCCGCCCAGGAGGAGCGCGAGCGGCAGGAGCAGGCGAAGAAGGAGAAGGAGAAGGAGGCCACGACGGTCGCCACCCCGACCGCCACCCCCACCTCCAAGCCGACCCCGACCCCCACCCCCACGTCCAAGCCGACCCCCACCGCCACGGCCACACCGACCGCGACGCCCACTGCGACGCCGACCACGACGACGCCCGCCCCGGTCGCTCCCGTCAACCCGGTCGCGCCCGTCACGCCGCCCCCGGCGACCACCCCGCCGCCCGCCAGTGGAGGCGCAGCGGCCGCCATCGCCTTCGCCCGGTCCCAGATCGGCAAGCCCTACAAGTACGGCGCCAGCGGTCCCGGGTCCTGGGACTGCTCGGGCCTGACCTCGGCGGCCTGGGCGGCCGGCGGGAAGTCGCTGCCGCACTACTCCGTGGCGCAGTACACCGGCTCCACCGCGATCACCTCGAGCGACCTCCTGCCCGGCGACCTCGTGTTCTGGGGTTCGTCGAGCAAGTCGTCCTCGATCTACCACGTCGCGATCTACGTCGGCGACGGCAGGATCGTCCACGCCCCGCGCACCGGACGCGACGTCACCGAGGAGTCGATGTACGCCTGGCGCGCCCCCGACTTCTTCGCCCGCCCCTGA
- a CDS encoding phosphatase PAP2 family protein gives MYRPAYALLIGTAALMGVLALIASISLDRPLVDPEGFLGPSWLRLPLLVFGAFLLDILPRTLWASRFRVKDMPAVATERIRTHWDRERITLVVLGLVCFYVTYVCYRNLKSFLPFIMGEDKYDRELHLIDRALFFGNEPATVLHEIFGTGISAHVLSSIYLWFLPLVPLALAAWLVWSRNITFGYWFATSQCIAWSLGTASYYALPTLGPGFQYSYLYTDLPETGTSALMEGLFYGRKGVLRDGVEGAVQSVAGFASLHVAITLLVALMVQYTLRNRWIHWIFWINFAITVVATLYFGWHYIADDFAGVVIALVAFWVGGLASGQKFDRHGLSSHPTSTTSQVPVEVD, from the coding sequence GTGTATCGACCGGCCTACGCTCTGCTGATCGGGACGGCCGCGCTGATGGGCGTGCTCGCCCTGATCGCATCCATCTCCCTGGACCGTCCGCTGGTCGACCCCGAGGGCTTCCTCGGCCCCTCCTGGCTCCGGCTGCCGCTGCTCGTCTTCGGGGCGTTCCTGCTCGACATCCTGCCCCGCACGCTGTGGGCCTCGCGGTTCCGGGTGAAGGACATGCCGGCCGTCGCCACCGAGCGCATCCGGACCCACTGGGACCGCGAGCGGATCACCCTGGTGGTGCTCGGGCTCGTGTGCTTCTACGTGACCTACGTCTGCTACCGCAACCTCAAGTCGTTCCTGCCGTTCATCATGGGCGAGGACAAGTACGACCGTGAGCTGCACCTGATCGACCGGGCGCTGTTCTTCGGCAACGAGCCCGCCACGGTCCTCCACGAGATCTTCGGCACCGGCATCTCCGCGCACGTGCTGTCCTCGATCTACCTGTGGTTCCTGCCCCTGGTGCCCCTGGCGCTGGCAGCGTGGCTGGTGTGGTCGCGCAACATCACCTTCGGCTACTGGTTCGCCACCTCCCAGTGCATCGCCTGGTCGCTCGGCACCGCCTCCTACTACGCCCTCCCGACGCTCGGCCCCGGCTTCCAGTACTCCTACCTCTACACCGACCTCCCCGAGACCGGGACGAGTGCCCTGATGGAGGGGCTCTTCTACGGCCGCAAGGGAGTGCTCCGCGACGGGGTCGAGGGAGCCGTGCAGTCGGTGGCGGGGTTCGCGTCCCTCCACGTCGCCATCACCCTGCTCGTGGCCCTGATGGTGCAGTACACCCTCCGCAACCGCTGGATCCACTGGATCTTCTGGATCAACTTCGCCATCACCGTCGTCGCCACCCTCTACTTCGGCTGGCACTACATCGCCGACGACTTCGCCGGCGTGGTCATCGCGCTGGTCGCGTTCTGGGTGGGCGGTCTGGCAAGTGGTCAGAAGTTCGACCGGCACGGACTCTCCTCACATCCCACCTCGACGACCTCCCAGGTGCCCGTCGAGGTCGACTGA
- a CDS encoding class I SAM-dependent methyltransferase, whose product MRFPLVGGWDQDPAWAKVYPLLVEHPVLGAPLWRLGLDSDIALLYRAAEEIGELPAGARVLDVPVGGGVALRGLRPGGGLDYVAADISPTMLRRAEAAARRHDVADQVTTALADVGDLPFADGSFDMVVSFTGLHVFPDPRRAIHEMVRVLARGGVLTGSALFSGDFRGLQRRYALVHAFGRMSQVLGPMCTAAEARAWLLEAGADEVHLEMSGGLGYFRATKD is encoded by the coding sequence ATGAGGTTCCCGCTGGTCGGCGGATGGGACCAGGATCCTGCCTGGGCGAAGGTCTACCCGCTGCTCGTCGAGCATCCGGTACTGGGGGCGCCGCTGTGGAGGCTCGGGCTGGACAGCGACATCGCTCTGCTCTACCGCGCCGCCGAGGAGATCGGCGAGCTGCCTGCTGGAGCGCGGGTGCTCGACGTGCCCGTGGGTGGCGGCGTCGCCCTGCGCGGCCTGCGCCCCGGCGGCGGGCTCGACTACGTCGCCGCCGACATCTCGCCCACGATGCTCCGACGAGCCGAGGCAGCCGCCCGCAGGCACGACGTCGCCGACCAGGTGACCACCGCCCTGGCCGACGTCGGGGACCTGCCTTTCGCCGACGGCTCGTTCGACATGGTGGTCTCCTTCACCGGGCTGCACGTCTTCCCCGACCCGCGCCGAGCGATCCACGAGATGGTGCGGGTGCTCGCTCGCGGTGGCGTGCTCACCGGCAGCGCCCTGTTCTCCGGTGACTTCCGGGGCCTCCAGCGGCGCTACGCCCTCGTGCACGCATTCGGCCGGATGAGCCAGGTGCTCGGACCGATGTGCACGGCGGCCGAGGCGCGGGCCTGGCTCCTCGAGGCGGGTGCGGACGAGGTCCACCTGGAGATGAGCGGCGGCCTCGGCTACTTCCGCGCCACCAAGGACTGA
- a CDS encoding RNA polymerase sigma-70 factor, translated as MSTTDSPTDDFVAHRNLLFTVAYEMLGSAADAEDVLQETWLRWADVAREEVRDPRAYLVRVVTRQSLNKLRGNARRREDYVGPWLPEPLLTAPDVADDVVLADSVSTAMLLVLETLPPVERAVFVLREVFAVEYDEIAAAVDKSPAAVRQIAHRARSHVEARRPRNEVSRDFAEQVFQRFIAAAATGDLQGLMDVLAPDVVLITDGGGKKSSALRPIVGAEKVLRFLAGVYDLSSKVDVVTVNGTPALRLELAGELEAVVTFTVNGGVITDAYVVRNPDKLGRLGAAVELAREVTR; from the coding sequence GTGAGCACAACCGACTCGCCGACCGACGACTTCGTCGCCCATCGCAACCTGCTCTTCACGGTCGCCTACGAGATGCTCGGCTCCGCGGCCGATGCCGAGGACGTCCTGCAGGAGACCTGGCTGCGATGGGCGGACGTCGCGCGCGAGGAGGTGCGCGACCCGCGCGCCTACCTCGTGCGCGTCGTCACCCGGCAGTCGCTCAACAAGCTTCGCGGCAATGCCAGGCGTCGGGAGGACTACGTCGGCCCGTGGCTGCCGGAGCCGCTGCTGACGGCCCCGGACGTGGCCGACGACGTCGTGCTCGCCGACAGCGTCTCGACGGCGATGCTGCTCGTCCTGGAGACGCTGCCGCCGGTCGAGCGTGCGGTGTTCGTGCTGCGCGAGGTCTTCGCGGTGGAGTACGACGAGATCGCGGCCGCCGTCGACAAGTCACCCGCCGCGGTGCGCCAGATCGCCCACCGGGCGCGCTCGCACGTGGAGGCACGACGGCCTCGGAACGAGGTGTCGCGGGACTTCGCGGAGCAGGTCTTCCAGCGGTTCATCGCTGCTGCGGCGACCGGCGACCTCCAGGGACTGATGGACGTGCTGGCACCGGACGTCGTGCTCATCACCGACGGTGGCGGCAAGAAGAGCTCGGCGTTGCGCCCGATCGTGGGCGCGGAGAAGGTGCTGCGCTTCCTGGCCGGCGTCTACGACCTGTCCAGCAAGGTCGACGTCGTCACCGTCAACGGCACGCCCGCGCTGCGGCTGGAGCTGGCCGGCGAGCTGGAGGCGGTCGTGACCTTCACGGTCAACGGCGGTGTGATCACCGACGCCTACGTCGTGCGCAACCCCGACAAGCTGGGGCGGCTGGGAGCGGCGGTGGAGCTGGCACGCGAAGTCACGCGCTAG